The Deltaproteobacteria bacterium genomic sequence AAATCTAAGTGTTTAATAATAAGCAAATCACCTTTATGAACGTAACTTGTTTAAATGATGCAAAAAATCTATCGACCAGATCAAATTATCATCAACTAATATGGAGAAGACCCAAAAAGTCAAACTTTTTTAATCCTGCTGCCTAGCTTTTTGATGAGGCCCCGCATCGGCAGGTCCTGTTCAGGGCCGCTTCAAACCCCTTTACATGTTGTTATAATTTGAAAAGCGGTTTGAGACTGTGCTTCCGGTGTGGAACCGTCATTTTATGAAGAAAAATCCGGCCTGAATGGGGGGAAAAGAATATGTCGTTGAAAAACCAAGGTGAAATCCAGCGTAAGGTCTTGATTGCCATGGACGGTTCGCGGTCCGCCCCGCACGCCGTGGATTACACGGCAAATATGAGCCGTCTCATCCCGGACTTGCACATTGTTTTGCTTCACGTTCTGCTATCTATTCAACTATAAAACCACTCAAAAATATTTTTATTGATTGATTCAAATCCTGTTCAGAATAAACTTACAATTTCAATATACGCTTGGCGTTCTCGCTTAAGATCGCCTTTTTTTCATCCTCTGTAAACTTCAGGCTCAAAAACCGTTTCAGGTCCTGGCCGGGATGAAACCAGGGGAAGTCTGAGCTGAACATGACCCGGTCCACGCCGATCTTCCTGATCAGGTCCACGGCTTCATCATCAGTTAAGGGCCTATCCCCTTCAGCCCCGTGAATTGCGGCCGAGGTGTCGAAATAAAGATTCGAAAATCTTTTGGAGAGCTCAAGGGTTTCGTCCCAGTAGTTCAGGCCCAGGTGCGCTATGACAAGGGTCAGTTCTGGAAAATCTTCCAGGACCCTGGTGAAGTTTTTAGGCCGGGTGTATTCCTTATCCGTGGCAAAGAGGCCGCCGTGAGAGATGATGGGCAGCCCTAATCGCTGAGCCGTCTCGTAAACCGGCCAGAGTATGGGATCGTCGGGAAAGTAGCAGCCTTCAGCCGGGTGGAGCTTCAGTCCCTTTGCGCCAAAATTTTTAGCCTTATCCTCGATTTCCGCGGTCATGTCTTCCGGCTTCATGAGCGGGTCCACTGAAGGAAAAGGCACGAGCTTCGGGTTCTCCCGGGCCATAAGGCAGGTCCATTCGTTGCGGCGCTGAATCCGGCCGGTGATTTTTTCAATGATTTCCTCTCTGGCCGAACCCTTTTCTTCCGGCGCAGATTTGGCCATGGCGGCGTCA encodes the following:
- a CDS encoding amidohydrolase produces the protein MSDYHIIDAHVHTYKTPEIGLQAQAGGGRAGCFGTPDELLKIMDQAGIDLAVQVNMTPAKSMYDAAMAKSAPEEKGSAREEIIEKITGRIQRRNEWTCLMARENPKLVPFPSVDPLMKPEDMTAEIEDKAKNFGAKGLKLHPAEGCYFPDDPILWPVYETAQRLGLPIISHGGLFATDKEYTRPKNFTRVLEDFPELTLVIAHLGLNYWDETLELSKRFSNLYFDTSAAIHGAEGDRPLTDDEAVDLIRKIGVDRVMFSSDFPWFHPGQDLKRFLSLKFTEDEKKAILSENAKRILKL